The candidate division WOR-3 bacterium genomic sequence GAGACAAAATGACTCTGTACGTTCCTGAAGCCACGGGAGCGGCTTTTTTGACGAAATCCGAACAATTTCCGAGAAGTTCTTCAAGTTCTCCCTGTTTGCCTCCGAGTTTGTCGAAATGAACGTTTCCGCGCGAAAAACTTTCGTTTAGTATGTTCGACCCGTCAATAAAGGTAAACCTGACGCTAAATCCGGAATTTTGAACGTCGAAGCTGAGTTCCGCCCCTTTGCTTGAATAAAAGCTTTTAACAATTCTGCGGTCCTGATAAATTCCGCTCCAATTTTTGATTTCCGGTTCCCCCTGGGCTATGTCGCAGTAACTTTGGAGAAGTTCGGCCTTTTTTTCGGTGCCAATGTCCGAAACGCTGTTTTCCTGAAAAGAAAAATAATTTCCGCGGTTCGTTTCAAACCTGCTGAAAGCTTCCGACTGCAGGCCGTTTTTTTCTTTTTTTTTCGAAACTTTTGAAAAACTTGCAAGAGAGTCTATTTCGGCCTGGATTCTTTTTATGTCGTCTATTGAGCTGTAATAACAGCTGAAACCGTCGAAAAGCCTTATGAATGCGGCCCGGTATTGCCTTGTTTTGAATTCCTCGGTGACGGCGTTTTTTATGGTTATTTTTGTTTCGAAAACATCTTCGATCCTTACATCAGTGTAATAGTCTTTCGGGAACTTGAACATTAACCCTCCTCGTTTTCTGTCTTGAACCGGTTATTGTATGTTTTTTATTGACTAAAATCAATGAGGGGATTAATATTGATGCGAAAGATTTGCGCGAATGATTTGCATGACTATGAAAAAGAAAATTACAAGAGATCTGATAGACATCATATTGAGGAAATCCGAAATACCCCTGAAGGCGTCTGAAATAAGAGCCGGGT encodes the following:
- a CDS encoding TldD/PmbA family protein: MFKFPKDYYTDVRIEDVFETKITIKNAVTEEFKTRQYRAAFIRLFDGFSCYYSSIDDIKRIQAEIDSLASFSKVSKKKEKNGLQSEAFSRFETNRGNYFSFQENSVSDIGTEKKAELLQSYCDIAQGEPEIKNWSGIYQDRRIVKSFYSSKGAELSFDVQNSGFSVRFTFIDGSNILNESFSRGNVHFDKLGGKQGELEELLGNCSDFVKKAAPVASGTYRVILSPLAAGIFAHESFGHKSEADFMLGDTKMAEEWQIGKKVGNDMLSIIDDGNLTEGGYTPFDDEGTSARKTHLIKNGILSGRLHSAETAADLNEEPTGNARAVSYMFEPIVRMTNTYILPGKTPKKELFKKAGDAIFVDSVKHGSGLSTFTIAPNRSYLLKDGEPVKPLNISVITGNVFETLSEVEDISDELTLYSPTGGGCGKNDQYPLPVSFGGPFTTIAKMNVQ